The proteins below are encoded in one region of Amycolatopsis acidiphila:
- a CDS encoding endonuclease/exonuclease/phosphatase family protein: protein MISRRTGVLAVVAVAGLVVCAPAAPAALAAPSADALIGEVYGGGGNSGATLTSDFIELTNAGTAAVSLDGWSVQYLPAAPSASSKWQVTPLTGSVAAGARYLVAESTGSGGTVALPTPDASGGIAMAAGAGTVALVHATTALTCLTAADCAADVAVHDLVGYGAATVRETNPAPAASNTTSIARTSGDTDDNAADFATGTPTPTNGKGETAGGGIPPVAAKIHDIQGTTRISPLKGQKVAGVTGVVTAIRAFGSSRGFWFTDTHPDSDPRTSEGLFVFTGSSTPAVAAGDAVTVSGTVSEYYPDSPTDSTYQSTTELTGPQWTIESSGNALPAPTVLTPTTVPDALAPQPGGNIESLPLEPAKYSLDFWEAHEGEIVSVSNARVVGPTTAYDELYVTTKPKQNPTPRGGTIYTGYDQSNTGVLKVESLVPFAERPFPVVNTGDTLTGVTAGPVEYDSFGGYTLEASVLGGVRSGGITKEVTRKQRPDELAVATYNVENLSAVDTEDKFDQLARGIVDNLSSPDIVTLEEIQDNNGADGNGDGVVAADQTLQKFTDAIVAAGGPRYQWREIDPQEGTDGGEPGGNIRVGFLFNPNRVSFVDRPGGDETTAVSVVKDHNKAHLSVSPGRVDPTNEAWQDSRKPLAGEFVFRGRTVFVIANHFNSKGGDQPTHGRYQPPTRSSEVQRGKQAQVLRGFVDQLLAADRKANVIVAGDLNDYQFSPALRTLTAGGKLTDLINTLPARERYSYVYEGNSQVLDHILTAQDPRGMDYDVVHINAEFATQASDHDPQIVRFRPRG, encoded by the coding sequence GTGATCTCTCGTAGAACGGGCGTGCTAGCTGTCGTGGCCGTCGCCGGGCTGGTCGTCTGCGCTCCAGCCGCACCCGCCGCGCTCGCCGCACCCAGCGCGGACGCGCTCATCGGCGAGGTCTACGGCGGCGGCGGTAACTCGGGCGCGACGCTGACCAGCGACTTCATCGAGCTGACCAACGCGGGCACCGCCGCGGTGAGCCTCGACGGATGGAGCGTCCAGTACCTGCCCGCCGCCCCGAGCGCGTCGAGCAAGTGGCAGGTCACGCCGCTCACCGGCAGCGTCGCCGCCGGCGCGCGGTACCTCGTGGCCGAGTCCACCGGATCGGGTGGCACCGTCGCCCTGCCGACGCCCGACGCGAGCGGCGGCATCGCGATGGCCGCCGGGGCCGGCACGGTCGCGCTCGTGCACGCCACGACCGCCCTGACCTGCCTCACCGCGGCCGACTGCGCCGCCGACGTGGCCGTCCACGACCTCGTGGGCTACGGCGCCGCGACCGTGCGCGAGACGAACCCCGCCCCCGCCGCGAGCAACACCACCTCGATCGCCCGCACGAGCGGCGACACCGACGACAACGCCGCCGACTTCGCCACCGGCACCCCCACGCCGACCAACGGCAAGGGCGAGACCGCGGGCGGCGGCATCCCGCCGGTCGCCGCGAAGATCCACGACATCCAGGGCACCACGCGGATTTCGCCGCTGAAGGGTCAAAAGGTCGCCGGCGTCACGGGCGTCGTCACCGCGATCCGCGCCTTCGGGTCCTCCCGCGGCTTCTGGTTCACCGACACCCACCCCGACAGCGACCCGCGCACCAGCGAGGGCCTGTTCGTGTTCACCGGGTCCAGCACTCCGGCCGTCGCCGCGGGTGACGCCGTGACGGTGAGCGGCACCGTCAGCGAGTACTACCCGGACAGCCCGACCGACTCGACCTACCAGTCCACCACCGAGCTCACCGGTCCACAGTGGACCATCGAGTCGAGCGGAAACGCTCTGCCCGCGCCGACGGTGCTCACCCCCACCACCGTGCCGGATGCACTGGCGCCACAGCCGGGCGGCAACATCGAAAGTCTCCCGCTGGAGCCCGCCAAGTACTCCCTCGACTTCTGGGAGGCCCACGAAGGCGAGATCGTCAGCGTCAGCAACGCGCGTGTCGTCGGCCCGACCACGGCGTACGACGAGCTGTACGTGACGACGAAGCCGAAGCAGAACCCGACCCCTCGCGGCGGCACGATCTACACGGGATACGACCAGTCCAACACGGGCGTGTTGAAGGTCGAGTCGCTGGTCCCGTTCGCGGAGCGGCCGTTCCCGGTGGTCAACACCGGCGACACGCTCACCGGCGTCACCGCGGGCCCGGTCGAGTACGACTCCTTCGGCGGCTACACGCTCGAGGCGAGTGTCCTCGGCGGCGTCCGCAGTGGCGGCATCACCAAGGAGGTCACCCGCAAGCAGCGTCCGGACGAGCTCGCGGTGGCCACCTACAACGTCGAAAACCTCTCCGCTGTGGACACCGAGGACAAGTTCGACCAGTTGGCCCGCGGGATCGTCGACAACCTGTCCTCGCCGGACATCGTGACCCTGGAGGAGATCCAGGACAACAACGGCGCCGACGGCAACGGTGACGGCGTTGTCGCGGCCGACCAGACGCTGCAGAAGTTCACCGACGCCATCGTCGCGGCGGGCGGTCCGCGCTACCAGTGGCGCGAGATCGATCCGCAGGAGGGAACCGACGGCGGCGAGCCGGGCGGCAACATTCGCGTCGGCTTCCTGTTCAACCCGAATCGGGTGTCCTTTGTAGATCGTCCAGGCGGGGACGAGACCACCGCGGTGTCCGTGGTGAAGGACCACAACAAGGCGCACCTGTCCGTCTCGCCGGGCCGCGTCGACCCGACGAACGAGGCGTGGCAGGACAGCCGCAAGCCGCTGGCGGGCGAGTTCGTGTTCCGCGGCCGCACGGTGTTCGTGATCGCGAACCACTTCAACTCCAAGGGCGGCGACCAGCCGACGCACGGCCGCTACCAGCCGCCGACGCGCAGTTCCGAGGTGCAGCGCGGAAAGCAGGCGCAGGTGCTGCGCGGGTTCGTCGACCAGCTGCTCGCCGCGGACCGCAAGGCGAACGTGATCGTGGCCGGTGACCTGAACGACTACCAGTTCTCGCCGGCGCTGCGGACGCTCACCGCGGGCGGCAAGCTGACCGACCTGATCAACACGCTGCCGGCCCGCGAGCGCTACAGCTACGTCTACGAGGGCAACTCCCAGGTGCTCGACCACATCCTGACCGCGCAGGACCCGCGCGGCATGGACTACGACGTCGTGCACATCAACGCCGAGTTCGCCACGCAGGCTTCCGACCACGACCCGCAGATCGTCCGGTTCCGCCCCCGCGGTTAA
- a CDS encoding YbaB/EbfC family nucleoid-associated protein yields MECEPKPLARRRQREQRITVAQDDWGLVEVGVTRTGEIVEVAINTALVDKVEPADLAEAMLQAARAAQHRATYLHSV; encoded by the coding sequence ATGGAGTGCGAGCCGAAACCACTGGCGCGGCGCCGGCAACGCGAGCAGCGCATCACGGTGGCACAGGACGACTGGGGTCTGGTCGAGGTCGGGGTGACCAGAACCGGCGAGATCGTCGAGGTGGCGATCAACACAGCGCTGGTGGACAAGGTCGAGCCCGCCGACCTCGCGGAGGCGATGCTGCAGGCGGCCCGGGCTGCCCAGCACCGGGCCACCTACCTGCACTCGGTTTAA
- the metK gene encoding methionine adenosyltransferase → MTANRRLFTSESVTEGHPDKMCDAISDTILDALLAADPRSRVAVESLITTGQVHVAGEVTTEAYVDVPALVRHKILDIGYDSSAKGFDGASCGVNVAIGSQSPDIAQGVDAAYESRVGTRPGDDTDEIDRQGAGDQGLMFGYACSDTPELMPLPIALAHRLARRLTEVRKNGTVPYLRPDGKTQVTIEYAGDRPVRLDTVVISSQHAEGIDLDTMLAHDLREHVITPETASLGLAAEDPRVLVNPTGRFVIGGPMGDAGLTGRKIIVDTYGGMARHGGGAFSGKDPSKVDRSAAYAMRWVAKNVVAAGLADRAEIQVAYAIGKAAPVGLFVETFGTEHLDPLKIQAAITEVFDLRPAAIIRDLDLLRPIYAQTASYGHFGRADLDLPWERTDRAGALKNLA, encoded by the coding sequence GTGACTGCAAACCGGCGATTGTTCACCAGCGAGTCGGTGACCGAGGGACACCCTGACAAGATGTGCGACGCGATCAGCGACACCATCCTGGACGCGCTGCTCGCGGCCGATCCCCGCAGTCGGGTCGCGGTCGAGTCGCTGATCACCACGGGGCAGGTGCACGTCGCCGGCGAGGTGACGACCGAGGCCTATGTGGACGTTCCGGCCCTGGTGCGGCACAAGATCCTCGACATCGGCTACGACTCCTCGGCGAAGGGGTTCGATGGCGCTTCCTGCGGGGTGAACGTCGCGATCGGCTCCCAGTCGCCGGACATCGCGCAGGGTGTGGACGCCGCATACGAGTCGCGAGTCGGCACGCGGCCTGGGGACGACACGGACGAGATCGACCGGCAGGGCGCCGGCGACCAGGGGCTCATGTTCGGCTACGCCTGCTCCGACACGCCCGAGCTGATGCCGCTGCCGATCGCGCTGGCGCACCGGCTCGCGCGGCGGCTGACCGAGGTCCGCAAGAACGGCACCGTGCCGTACCTGCGGCCCGACGGCAAGACCCAGGTGACCATCGAGTACGCCGGTGACCGGCCGGTCCGGCTGGACACCGTGGTCATCTCCAGCCAGCACGCCGAGGGCATCGACCTGGACACGATGCTGGCCCACGACCTGCGTGAGCACGTCATCACGCCGGAGACCGCCTCGCTCGGCCTGGCCGCCGAGGACCCGAGGGTGCTCGTCAACCCGACCGGGCGGTTCGTGATCGGCGGCCCGATGGGCGATGCCGGCCTGACCGGGCGCAAGATCATCGTCGACACCTACGGCGGTATGGCGCGGCACGGTGGCGGTGCCTTTTCGGGCAAGGATCCGTCCAAGGTGGACCGTTCCGCCGCCTACGCGATGCGCTGGGTCGCGAAGAACGTGGTCGCCGCGGGGCTCGCGGACCGCGCCGAGATCCAGGTGGCGTACGCCATCGGCAAGGCCGCTCCGGTGGGCCTGTTCGTGGAGACGTTCGGCACCGAGCACCTGGACCCGCTGAAGATCCAGGCCGCCATCACCGAGGTGTTCGACCTGCGTCCGGCGGCGATCATCCGCGACCTCGACCTGCTGCGCCCGATCTACGCGCAGACGGCGTCGTACGGACATTTCGGCCGCGCGGACCTGGACCTGCCATGGGAGCGGACGGACCGGGCCGGCGCGCTGAAGAACCTGGCGTAG
- a CDS encoding carbohydrate kinase family protein: MRIAVTGSIATDHLMVFPGRFTEQLVADRLDKVSLSFLVDQLDVRRGGVAANISFGLGVLGLSPILVGAVGADFADYRSWLERHGVDTKSVRVSETRHTSRFLCTTDEDQNQIASFYAGAMEEAREIRLAPVADRAGGLDLVLIAPNDPVAMVRHTEECRQRGFAFAADPSQQLARMGGPEVRKLVDGASYLFTNEYETALLLKSTGWSAEDVRDRVRWWVQTQGADGVRIEGCGVSLTVPAVPVKQEADPTGIGDAFRAGFLWGRHARLSLERSAQAGCTLAAIALETVGTQEYRLTRQSFSDRVARAYGSAAAADIEAKLRI, from the coding sequence ATGCGGATCGCCGTGACGGGATCGATCGCGACCGACCACCTGATGGTGTTCCCCGGCCGGTTCACCGAACAGCTCGTGGCGGACCGGCTGGACAAGGTGTCACTGTCCTTCCTGGTCGACCAGCTCGACGTCCGTCGCGGCGGGGTGGCGGCGAACATCTCGTTCGGCCTCGGTGTTCTCGGCCTGTCCCCGATCCTGGTGGGCGCGGTCGGCGCGGACTTCGCCGACTACCGCTCGTGGCTGGAGCGGCACGGGGTCGACACGAAGTCCGTGCGGGTCTCGGAAACCCGCCACACGTCACGGTTCCTGTGCACCACCGACGAGGACCAGAACCAGATCGCGTCGTTCTACGCCGGGGCGATGGAGGAGGCGCGGGAGATCCGGCTGGCTCCGGTCGCGGACCGGGCAGGCGGACTCGACCTCGTGCTGATCGCGCCGAACGACCCCGTCGCGATGGTCCGGCACACCGAGGAGTGCCGGCAGCGTGGGTTCGCCTTCGCCGCGGACCCGTCGCAGCAGCTGGCCCGGATGGGCGGGCCCGAGGTCCGCAAGCTCGTCGACGGCGCGTCCTACCTGTTCACCAACGAGTACGAGACCGCGTTGCTGCTGAAGAGCACCGGTTGGTCGGCCGAGGACGTGCGGGATCGCGTCCGCTGGTGGGTGCAGACCCAGGGCGCCGACGGTGTGCGGATCGAGGGCTGTGGTGTTTCCCTTACGGTGCCCGCGGTTCCGGTCAAGCAGGAGGCGGACCCGACGGGTATCGGGGACGCGTTCCGCGCGGGTTTCCTGTGGGGGAGGCACGCGCGGTTGTCGCTGGAGCGCTCGGCGCAGGCGGGCTGCACGCTGGCGGCGATCGCGCTGGAAACCGTCGGCACACAGGAGTACCGGCTGACTCGACAGTCCTTTTCGGACCGGGTGGCGCGGGCCTACGGCTCGGCCGCCGCCGCTGACATCGAAGCGAAGTTGCGGATATGA